A segment of the Methanothermobacter sp. genome:
GGGCCATCGATGGGATACTCCCTGAGGGATTCAGGATTGAGAGAAGGACAAGGAGGCCCCCTGAGAATATGACGAATGCGATGATAAGCTTCGGGAATTCCCTCCTCTACTCAACCGTCATAACTGAACTCTACAATACACAGTTAAATCCAACCATCTCCTATCTCCACGAACCCTTCGAGAGGAGGTATTCACTGGCACTTGACCTCAGTGAGATATTCAAGCCAACCATAATTGACAGGATGATAATCTCCTTGATCAAAAAGAGGGCGATTAAGGTTGAGGACTTTGAGCATGGAATGAATCAGTGCCTCCTCAACGACTCAGGGAAAAGGAAATTCCTCGCCGAGTATGACAGGAGACTCGGAAAAACGGTTAAACACAGGGAACTGGGGAGGAAGGTCTCCTACAGGCGCCTCATAAGACTCGAGGCCTATAAGCTCATAAAGCACCTCATCGGCCAGAAGAAGTATGAGCCGTTCGTGATGTGGTGGTAGGATGTATCTTCTAATCGTATATGACGTCGGAGTTGAGAGGGTTAACAAGGTCAAGTCGTATCTTAGGACAGAACTTCACTGGGTCCAGAACTCAGTATTTGAGGGCGAAGTTACTGGGAGCCAGTTCAGACGCATAGAGATGAACCTTAAGAGGATCATAGATGAGGATAGGGACTCGGTGGTCATATACTCATTCCGGTCAGAGAGTGCATTTAAGAGAAATGTTCTTGGGGTGGAAAAATCCCCCCTTGATGTGATACTCTAGTACATTGGGAGGTTCTATGGTGTTCCTGATTTGCCTATGGAGCCTGATGTGATACTCTAGTACATGGGGCTTCTCTGTGGCCCTGATCTCCTCTAGATTCAGTCACACTAAAAAACCTTTTATAAACATTTTCATTTAATGTGTAATGGGAAAATATATATTATCATAATTTCAACTATATTAAAATATTCATTTCCGGTGTTCTACATGAAACTTGAGGATATACAGCTAGCCGCCCTTCTACATGATATAGGTAAATTTTATCAGAGAACATCTTCACCTCACAGTGAAAAATATAGGGGTCTCACCCCGTCTGAGTTTGGACAAACAGGGGCACATGGCAAATGGTCGGCGACATTCGTAGCTGAAAATGGCCTGGGAGAGGACATAGAGGACCTTGTACTCTACCACCACAACCCATCAAAATCAAAAAATCCAGAGTACGCCAGAATAATAAGGGATGCAGACCACCACTCGGCAAGTGAAAGGCACAAATCAGAATCAAAAAGGAATGTTAATGAATATCCCCTCATATCGGTGTTCTCACAGGTCAGCATAGGAGAGAAAAGGGAAACAGAAAATGAATACTACCTCCCCCTCATGGAACTCAGACCCTCCAACCTTGACATGATAAAACCCGAGAAATTCAGAAGGGCCGTGATGTCAGGCTGGAACCTTGAAAAGGAATACAGGCGCCTCTGGAACCTCTTCATGGAGGAGATAACTGAACACGGGAAACTGGATATTAACACCATGTACCATCTACTGAAAAAATACACCTCACTCATGCCATCAGCGGTCTACATGAGCGTACCTGACATCTCACTCTTTGACCACCTCAAAACCACCGCTGCACTGGCCGGCTGCCTCTACCTCCACAGAAAAGATGCTGGTGGAGGGAAACCATACCTCATAGTATCAGGTGACATATCAGGTATCCAGAACTTCATAACAGGTGTGGCGTCACCTGAGGAGGCCCAGAAGGGTATGAGCAAGAGGCTTAGGGGGAGATCCCTCTCAATAAGTCTCATAACAGATGCGGCTGCAAACAGGATAATATCTGAAGCGGGCCTCTCCCAGACAAACATCCTGTTCTGTGGTGGTGGTCACTTCACACTGGCCCTCCCAAACACTGAGAGGATGAAGGAGATAATTGAAAAGGTTTCCCTTGAGGTTAACAGGAGGTTCATAGAGGCATTCAACGGGGAGCTCTACCTTGCACTTGCAGTGAGGGAAACTGACCCGGAGGAACTCAGGGACTTTGGGGCTGTCCTGGATGACCTTGCAGCAGA
Coding sequences within it:
- the cas1b gene encoding type I-B CRISPR-associated endonuclease Cas1b gives rise to the protein MTGKKSVLLKSDQNGIEISREGIPVHFFNRYGFYTGSFYPRETLLSGDIIIKQAEHVLDHERRMELAKSFVHGAALNMKRVLGYYGLENGISDTLGDLESSSSITEVMNVEARIRSDYYRAIDGILPEGFRIERRTRRPPENMTNAMISFGNSLLYSTVITELYNTQLNPTISYLHEPFERRYSLALDLSEIFKPTIIDRMIISLIKKRAIKVEDFEHGMNQCLLNDSGKRKFLAEYDRRLGKTVKHRELGRKVSYRRLIRLEAYKLIKHLIGQKKYEPFVMWW
- the cas2 gene encoding CRISPR-associated endonuclease Cas2 — protein: MYLLIVYDVGVERVNKVKSYLRTELHWVQNSVFEGEVTGSQFRRIEMNLKRIIDEDRDSVVIYSFRSESAFKRNVLGVEKSPLDVIL